The following coding sequences lie in one Pseudorca crassidens isolate mPseCra1 chromosome 2, mPseCra1.hap1, whole genome shotgun sequence genomic window:
- the GJA5 gene encoding gap junction alpha-5 protein, whose translation MGDWSFLGEFLEEAHKHSTVIGKVWLTVLFIFRMLVLGTAAESSWGDEQADFQCDTIQPGCENVCYDQAFPISHIRYWVLQVIFVSTPSLVYLGHAVHTVRMQEKRKLREGERAKEVRGAASYEYPVAEKTELSCWEEANGKIPLRGSLLNTYVCSILIRTTVEVAFIVGQYLLYGIFLDTLHVCRRSPCPHPVNCYVSRPTEKNVFIVFMLAVAGLSLFLSLVELYHLGWKKIRQRFVKSQQGMDECQLPGPSARIVKSCTPPPDFNQCLENGPGGKFFNPFSNKMASQQNTDNLATEQVRGQEQIPGEGFIHIRYAQKPEVPNEGSPGHRLPHGYQGDKRRLSKASSKARSDDLSV comes from the coding sequence ATGGGTGACTGGAGCTTCCTGGGAGAGTTCCTGGAGGAAGCACACAAGCATTCCACGGTGATCGGTAAGGTCTGGCTCACCGTCCTCTTCATATTCCGCATGCTGGTGCTGGGCACGGCTGCCGAGTCCTCTTGGGGGGACGAGCAGGCTGATTTCCAGTGTGATACGATTCAGCCTGGTTGCGAGAACGTCTGCTATGACCAAGCCTTCCCCATCTCGCACATTCGCTATTGGGTGCTGCAGGTCATCTtcgtctccacaccctctctagtgTACTTGGGCCACGCCGTGCACACGGTGCGCATGCAGGAGAAGCGGAAGCTACGGGAGGGCGAGAGGGCCAAAGAGGTTCGGGGCGCTGCCTCTTACGAGTACCCAGTGGCCGAGAAGACAGAGCTGTCCTGCTGGGAAGAAGCGAATGGAAAGATTCCGCTCCGGGGCAGTCTGCTCAACACTTACGTCTGCAGCATCCTGATCCGCACCACCGTGGAGGTGGCCTTCATCGTGGGCCAGTACCTCCTCTATGGCATCTTCCTGGACACCCTGCACGTCTGCCGCAGGAGTCCCTGTCCCCATCCTGTCAACTGTTATGTGTCCCGGCCCACGGAGAAGAATGTCTTCATTGTCTTTATGCTGGCTGTGGCCGGACTGTCCCTTTTCCTCAGCCTTGTTGAACTCTACCACCTGGGCTGGAAAAAGATCAGACAGCGATTTGTCAAGTCACAGCAGGGCATGGATGAGTGCCAGCTTCCTGGTCCCTCTGCCCGCATAGTCAAGAGCTGCACACCACCCCCTGACTTCAATCAGTGCCTGGAGAATGGCCCTGGGGGGAAATTCTTCAATCCATTCAGTAACAAGATGGCCTCGCAGCAGAACACAGATAACCTGGCCACTGAGCAAGTGCGAGGCCAGGAGCAGATTCCTGGGGAGGGTTTCATTCATATCCGTTATGCCCAGAAGCCTGAGGTACCCAATGAAGGCTCCCCAGGTCACCGCCTCCCCCATGGCTACCAGGGTGACAAGCGCCGTCTCAGCAAGGCCAGCAGCAAGGCCAGGTCAGATGACCTATCAGTGTGA